A single region of the Salvia miltiorrhiza cultivar Shanhuang (shh) chromosome 8, IMPLAD_Smil_shh, whole genome shotgun sequence genome encodes:
- the LOC130998232 gene encoding protein FAR1-RELATED SEQUENCE 5-like → MVPTVSRHLMPVNKNVTPAHEMWITSAIKANIGPIRSFRMYREIMGEYEDIGCVNDEKRLCRLIWTDEVSVKNYKLFGEAVSFDATYNTNRYKMIFTPFTGRDNHGKCLSFGAAIISREDVDSYSWVLEKFVECVGNAPPLLITDQDSGLKKAVAADNRWFSDMFDDRSHWIPAYFRDVSMSGLFRTTLLSESKNSYFKRALEAQRHNYHKTTFADETGVLPMKTRLKIEKYAATIYINNIFKEVQDEIDASQTYCNMYQMEEQVDESIYTVHDNVDGKLVVRHRLSDTYTSCSCNLFVRKAKFSRLLAMVPGFELDSAPSQNSVIGNNKIFNVVGNCIGYVGDNQVLREELLAALIEVEKRFAKEGSTESKLEAKHRLFKDFYGTTAPEVPSVLPPLISKMKGSGAGGRRKSNQEKAMDLAKKPLRNCKKCNTMGHHDSRNCPTNKLSN, encoded by the exons ATGGTTCCTACTGTATCTAGACACCTTATGCCCGTGAACAAGAACGTTACCCCTGCCCATGAGATGTGGATTACGTCTGCGATTAAAGCAAACATTGGGCCTATTAGATCTTTCCGTATGTACAGAGAGATTATGGGCGAGTATGAGGATATTGGTTGCGTCA ACGATGAGAAGAGGCTTTGTCGGTTGATTTGGACCGACGAAGTCTCTGTTAAGAACTACAAATTATTTGGTGAAGCCGTGTCCTTCGACGCAACATACAATACCAAcag GTACAAAATGATCTTCACACCGTTCACGGGTAGGGATAACCATGGCAAGTGTTTGTCTTTTGGTGCAGCTATCATATCTCGAGAAGATGTTGATTCGTATTCTTGGGTTTTGGAGAAGTTTGTCGAATGCGTGGGAAATGCCCCACCACTATTAATAACTGATCAAGATTCAGGGTTGAAAAAGGCTGTTGCGGCA GATAATAGATGGTTTTCTGATATGTTCGATGATCGTTCACACTGGATCCCTGCATACTTTAGAGATGTCAGTATGAGTGGATTATTCAGAACTACATTGTTGTCAGAGAGCAAGAATAGCTACTTCAAACG TGCATTGGAGGCTCAACGACATAATTATCATAAGACTACCTTTGCCGACGAGACTGGCGTTCTACCCATGAAGACGAGACTTAAAATAGAGAAGTATGCTGCAACCATATACATCAACAACATATTCAAGGAGGTACAAGACGAGATAGATGCTTCGCAAACCTATTGCAATATGTATCAGATGGAGGAGCAAGTTGATGAGAGCATATATACTGTGCATGACAATGTTGATGGGAAATTAGTGGTGCGACATAGACTGTCGGACACTTATACATCTTGCAGCTGCAATCTGTTCGTCAGGAAAG CCAAATTTAGTAGATTGTTGGCCATGGTTCCTGGTTTTGAGCTCGACAGTGCACCAAGCCAAAATTCTGTtattggtaacaataaaatttTCAACGTTGTTGGCAATTGTATTGGGTATGTTGGTGACAATCAAGTGCTACGTGAAGAACTCCTTGCAGCGCTGATTGAAGTTGAAAAAAGATTTGCGAAGGAGGGCAGTACAGAGTCTAAGCTAGAAGCTAAGCATAGGCTTTTCAAGGATTTTTATGGTACTACAGCACCGGAAGTACCATCTGTGTTACCTCCTCTCATATCCAAAATGAAAGGCAGTGGCGCAGGTGGAAGAAGAAAATCGAACCAAGAGAAGGCCATGGATCTTGCTAAGAAGCCATTGCGTAATTGCAAGAAATGCAATACGATGGGGCATCATGATTCGAGGAATTGCCCAACAAATAAGCTTTCTAATTGA